The following coding sequences are from one Mugil cephalus isolate CIBA_MC_2020 chromosome 9, CIBA_Mcephalus_1.1, whole genome shotgun sequence window:
- the p2ry2.1 gene encoding P2Y purinoceptor 2 — MEGNQTNVSAFYCKFNEDFKYILLPVSYALVFVIGLALNTTALYVIVFRTKHWKPSTIYMFNLTMCDTLYIFTLPFLVYYYADENDWPFSEPLCKLIRFLFYANLYGSILFLCCISLHRFVGICYPVRSLKWFSARRARLVSVAVWACVLFCQAPVLYFSRIRDYGTERLCYDTTSPELFDDFLVYSSVVSVLMFALPFMVVMVCYGLMVRKLLEPGWGSELGAERTRAGQTSKFKQKSVKMIIIVLAAFMLCFLPFHLTRSLYYSFRYLRQVDPKRISCSLLEASSVAYKVTRPLASANSCLDPILYFLAGQDARSNLTKKNKLGPPKSKSVTQNLTTQL; from the exons ATGGAAGGCAACCAAACAAACGTCAGCGCCTTCTACTGTAAATTCAATGAAGATTTTAAGTACATCCTCCTTCCCGTCAGCTACGCCCTGGTCTTCGTGATCGGCCTGGCGCTGAACACCACGGCGCTGTACGTGATCGTGTTCCGCACGAAGCACTGGAAGCCCTCCACGATCTACATGTTCAACCTGACGATGTGTGACACACTCTACATCTTCACGCTGCCCTTCCTTGTCTACTACTACGCCGACGAGAACGACTGGCCCTTCAGCGAGCCGCTCTGCAAGCTCATACGCTTCCTGTTCTATGCGAATCTATACG GTTCCATCCTGTTCCTGTGCTGCATCAGTCTGCATCGGTTTGTTGGCATCTGCTACCCAGTCCGCTCCCTCAAATGGTTCAGCGCTCGCCGGGCCAGGCTGGTGTCGGTGGCAGTGTGGGCTTGCGTTTTATTCTGCCAGGCTCCTGTTCTCTACTTTTCAAGAATAAG GGATTATGGCACTGAGCGACTCTGCTATGACACCACCAGCCCAGAGCTTTTCGACGACTTCCTGGTGTACAGCTCTGTCGTGTCGGTGCTCATGTTTGCTTTGCCCTtcatggtggtgatggtgtgcTACGGCCTCATGGTGCGGAAGCTTCTAGAGCCTGGCTGGGGGTCTGAATTGGGAGCTGAGAGGACCAGGGCAGGCCAGACGTCCAAGTTCAAGCAGAAGTCAGTGAAGATGATCATCATAGTGCTAGCAGCCTTCATGCTGTGTTTCCTCCCTTTCCACCTCACCAGGAGTCTTTACTACTCCTTTAGATACCTGAGGCAGGTCGATCCAAAACGG ATAAGCTGTAGTTTGCTGGAGGCGTCCAGCGTGGCCTACAAGGTGACACGACCTTTGGCCAGCGCCAACAGCTGTCTGGACCCCATCCTATACTTCCTGGCCGGGCAGGATGCCCGCAGCAATCTCACCAAAAAGAACAAGCTGGGCCCGCCAAAATCAAAGTCTGTGACCCAAAACTTGACCACACAACTCTGA